The Pseudophryne corroboree isolate aPseCor3 chromosome 10, aPseCor3.hap2, whole genome shotgun sequence DNA segment GGACGGGCCATTCGTCAGCAGAGTGGTCTAGTGATCCGACACTGGGGGAATTTTGTTTCGGGAATGCCGGTTGTACAGATCCAAAGGTGTGCACTTGTCTGAGGCAGAACTTGTATTATTTTTTGAGGATATCATTAGGGTTTTGAGTCCTGTTAGCTTCTGATTATTGGTTGTTGGTGGTGGGCTAGGTTGGAGGAACATGGTGGTTGTCTAGTTCAAAATGGTGTATGTAGTTATTTTTCATTAATGGTATTTGTTGAGGGACAGTTTAGTCATATAAGTGGCTAGGTATGTTTAACAGATTGAGAATATGGGCATCACCAGTCCAGGTGGGCTCATATGCCTCTTTGTGATTAACTGTCATCTCATTTTGATTGGCTATGGGGCAGGTGGCCCAATTTTTATTCCCACAGGGCTGTAGTGATCAGCTCTGCCCTTGCAAGTCATATCATGGTTAgggatagtggcagaaggtcgatccCTGACCATGGGGGGAAGTTGGTCCTGTAGAAGAACTTGTGATTGTATTTTTAGGTTGGTTAAGGAGAGTGGCAGAAGGCCGATTCTTGGCCATCAGGGCAGGTGGCCCttggatatttttattttatttttatttagaaaTTTTTCATTTATTGTATTTTCATAAATTGCTACTTGCATTTTTAGCTGTTCTTCTCACCTTAGTTTAGCAGGGGTACCTTTTTATTAAGGGTCAGATATTAAATAAGCCTTCCTCCTCAAAGTTAAAATAAAAGCCGACCCCTTTCATGCCATAATTCAGTTGTCTGAGTCTTTATTTTAGGTAAGAGGATATGAGTGTTGTGTGTCTGCATATGACTGTGTAAGGTTTATAGGTGGTGTAGATAAGGGGAGAAGTTGCTTACAGTCTGAAAGCATACCCCAAAGCTCACAAGATGGAAATTAGTGACAAACACATTTAGGTATCTTTAGGGTATAGTGGTATTTATGAACAGCATATCCCATCTCACAATTGGTGGTGCAATGTTGCTCCTATCAAGATaactttatatagaatccaaatgatTCATTCCCACATACACTTTATATAGGATGCAAATGATTCATTCCCACAGACCCCTTTGCAGGGAAGTCAATTAAACTTGTACCCCCAATTTTCCATAACAAATTAACAAATTAATTAAATTACATACAAATCCATATAAAAGGTCACAATGTAAATTCTAcgtagaaaatgtaaaaaaaaaatgccaatAAAATGAGCCCAAAAAATATTAATAGCAAGTTAAAAACAAAGAAGAGAAAAGATATTTAGGGTAGTTGCATGAAGTTACCCACACTTCTGGTGTCAACGAGTTTCGGTCAGGAGACCTTTATCAAGGCATACTGAAGTGTGTAAGGAGCTTGATATCTCTAGGGACAGCAGCCAATTAGGATACATCAGGAAGTGACCTCACTTAATTGCAGGGACTATTCCGGTCATCTATTTTATAATATTCAATCTATGATTATACCCCAGCACATTAAATGAAGCTACATTGCTTTATAAAAGCAAAATCTTTCATGATAAACAGAAAATGACAAATAGTAAATAACATTCTGCCGCCAGCCGGAAGTCGCCAGGACTGACGGGAAATGTAGTCCAGTGGTTGCACCACGTAACCGGAAGTGGCCATTCCCGGAGGTCTAATCCATGATGCAGCCAGACCGGAAGTTCCCACGATGGATTCTGGGTATTGTCGTTTTTCTGGATCGACAACCGGAAGTACAGGCATGCCGCTATTTTGAAATTTATTTCATGTAGCACACGGGGcaccatgggaaatgtagttttacaATACAATACttctaaaataaaacaaaatgtaagCCCATATATCATGTATAAAAAGAATTGAGAAAAAAAAGACAATAATCACAATATCGACTTCTTACCAGTGTCCCTTACAATTGTAATACAGACAGACTGATTGTGTGGTTATCTCCAATAGAAATTGCTCAAAGGAACCACTTCAGCTCCAAGTCACAGTTCAACCCGTGTGGACTGAGAGTATTGTAAGTGTATATACAAATAATCTCAGTTCTAGCTAACAGTATGCTGTGTACTTATTTCCTATATTGCCAttaatcacttgcctggcatggtcgcatcagatgcgaccatgactGCAAGTGCTTTAACTGACTTGATCGCACaggtggggtcattccgacccatttgctcactgcgttttaacgcagcagagcgaacgggtccccgctgtgcatgcgccggcgccgtagtgcacctGCGGGAAGGCCAAAGGCAgtagcaggatagcgatcgcctctgcctgattgacaggccgaggcgATCGATGCGCGGGAGGGAGCAAAAcggcgtaggcgcggtccggccaatgcaggcgtggctggaccgaatgggggggcgggctgcagtggctgcgtgaagtcatacgcagctgctgcgggccagggagcgaggagtagctcctggccagcacgctaaagctgtgctggccgggagttactcctgaagtgcaaaggcatcgtcgctgtgcgatgcctttgcacttctgtgaggggggccggactgacatgcggggcggactagccccgtgctgggcgtccccccgcatgtcaggaaagatgatcgtagctgtgcaaaattttgcacagctacgatcaactcggaatgaccgccaggatgcgaccagtcagattgacagtgttagcagcggcagggaagggaaacttccctctgctgctgctgtcagagggtccGGAAGGtcactctgcctccctgcactctcccccactgactgccgtgctgccgatcactgctgattggtcagcacggcaggatcccccctccagcggctgcagacaatggcagccactggggagtgtaaattaaccctcttaagccacccccagaccccccctgaatacctggcagctgtcctggctttcaaaataaaagctacgatggttgcgatgtttcagatgttccgatggtcgcaacaTTCCTgattgatgtttcgatgtttggaaaatttaaaaagaaaaaatatatatatatttttagctaaaatcattttggatagggttaaattcatgttcttcacctaattcacagtATTGAAAACCTGGTAAGTGCTCTCACACCAGAGTCAGACTGTAAATATGCTCATTGGTTTAACGCTCACCTGTCAACTaacttatacagtatatagcacttttctccaataGAGCTGAAGGCGGTTGATATTTATAGAAGATATAGAAATAATAACCATAATACAGAGACAATGAAGCCATTTTAAGTAATTAATTGGATTCTACCATTGTAGCCACAAAGGTATTAGTCAGAGGTAAGCAGGGCTGCAACTACCAGTGTTTTAGCATTGCCTGGCACACAATGCATATGCTGTGAGGTGACTGCCAGTACTAGAGTCCCAGGCCCTGACAGCTGTGTGGGCCTGGCCACCAGCATTTTAATCATTGCACTCACACAGGACAGCACAAGCTGCTACCACTGGCCAGAGAGTGATATAAATGAATGACTCACCACCAGTGtcagaactgtgggaggcagtagaGTCGGCTCCCACGGGCTCCTGACCTCCACTGACTCCTTTTggtggcacatctcctccactgactCCTGCCTGACGATCCGCTCATTGCAACTTTTTTTAATCATTCtctcagatggaggagctgtgttcatcacacggaagctgcctcctcttagataaagagcaggaactggctgcagctagggggagctccagagcgcagctcctcctaGCCCTTCCAGTTGAGCTGGTCAAgtgaagctctctgctcctccattgGGCTGATAGTAAAAGGTAGTcagtggcagcacttgcctcaagatgcactgagtgtgtgtgtgtgaggggggggggggtgtagttgaAGGGGGGTGCTGGAGGGCCTTTATTAAATGTTGGCAgcaatgtgttttgtgtgtgcaattttttaagtgaggtgtgtgtgtgtatctgtgttttttaaggaaagttgtgtgttcaagtgaaagaggcatgtgtgtgtgtgtgtgtgtgtctgtgagtgagaggcatttgtgtgtgtgagagaggcatatttgtgtgtgtttaagtgagagagaggcatatgtgtgtgtttaagtgagaggcgtgtgtgtgtctaAGCGAAATAGGCgtttgcatgtttttaagtgaaaggggcgtgtgtgtgtttttaagtgaaggaggcatgtgtttgTGTGAGTAAAAGAGACATGTGTAAGCTAGAGGCGTTTGTgcatttttaagtgaaggaggcatttgtgtgtgtgtttaagtgaaagaggcatgtgtgtgtttttaagtgaaggaggcatgtgtttgtgtgagtaaaagaggcatgtaagttagaggcatgtgtgtgttaaagtgaaagaggcgtgtgtgtgtttttaagtgaatgaggagTTTCTGTGTTTTTTGTATATAACGGCATACCACTgcaccaaagcatctccatcgagacctgctggtgggtgagggagcactgtaggtgtactataaagttatgctggtgtctgttttattgtgatGACTTACGTAGAGTCCCATCCACTTtgcttgtgtatctatattactactgggaaaggcacctgagcacgctgctactgttcaccctgagtgccggatagctacatatggtgttGGGTGTATGTAGGGGGGCAGCAACATTTATCATGGTTCTGGGCAACTGaggcaaacttacgccactgctcaccACACAGCTAAGCCGAGTCATTTATTAATAAACTCTTCAGCCAGTGCTTGCATCAACATCTGTGCAAGGATCCTGATCTTCTAATACAGTGAATTAGATGCAACTGCAGCAGGACCAAATTATGCATTAATTCTGCCTTCATAGTTGCTCTACCTGCAGTTCTTCTCTCCTCCCCCCTGTTCTCATTGGCTGGATATAGGCCATACATAATTGTGGTAAATGAACAGCCAACATGACGTAACTCAAGTCTCGTACACCAGGTGTGGCTTCCTGCAGAAAATGGGTGTGGTTTATGGcagtgggtgtggcttcatggagggtAGGGCTTTCGCATCCCGACCCCCATTTTTCATCACTTGGGGGTTCGGGAGGTGCAGGCTGCCTCCCGCTAAGTTCTgtttctgcagtgccggctccagctcagtgacaggagccaagtgctgcacataatgtaactgcAGCACTtggttcctgtcactgagcagtagctggcattttggtgtcacccctcagcgggtgacacccaGTTGCAGGCTGCACCCCCCCTTGTAATGCCACTGAGTCCCACGTCTCATGGTCCTGATTCCAGCTGCCTAGCAGGGTAGGACTTATTAGAAAGATAGATGTGGGGTCTTGCTGTAAATGTATATTGGCTGGAAGAATTAGGGAGTTACTTAGATGGATCAAAATTCTAATTTGGCATAATATTTCATTCGAAAATGTTATAAGGTTACATTACAGTAATCCTCAGACAGTCTCTGTGACATGAATCctcgggcctaattctgagttgatcacagcagcaattttgttagcaattgggcaaaaccatggccctcattccgagttgttcgctcgctagctgcttttagcagcattgcacacgctaagccgctgccctctgggagtgtatcttagcatagcagaagtgccaatgaaagattagcagaattgcgaatagaatttttttagcagtttctgagtagctccagacttactgctacactgcgatcagttcagtcagtttagttcctggtttgacatcacaaacacacccagcgttcgcccagacactcccccgtttcttcagacactccgcgtttttcccagaaacgccagcgtttttccgcacactcccataaaacggccagtttccgcccagaaacacccacttcctgtcaaccacacgATCACAAGAACGATGAAatactttgttaggccgtgagtaaaatatcaaacttttgtgcaaatttacttggcgcaggcacactgcgaacattgcgcatgcacagtgtgcgactaatcgctccgttgagaaaaaatctaacgagcgaccaactcggaatgaccccccatgtgcactgcaggaggggcagatataacatgtgcagagagattagatttgggtggggtgtattcaaactgaaatctaaattgcagtgtaaaaataaagcatccagtactatttaccctgcacagaaacaaaataacccacccaaatctaactctctctgcacatgttatagctgcccccctgcagtgcacatggttttgcccaattgctaacaaagttgctgctgcgatcagctcagaattacccccctcatCTGTTCCTCGTCTCTATGTAAGATATCAGTGGGATAATAAAATTATATGTGGGTTATTTTAGCAACTACGAGTCTGCTGAGTGAATGACAACAATGGTCCCTGGTGGGTGACAGAACCACTGACAGGTCACACATGAATCTCAGACTCTTTAATCACACAGTAAATTGGAAAAAATTACTTTATTTGTTAATCAGGTTTGAGCATCAATACGGTCAGCTCAATACAAGTTTATAGTAATAtatatgattatttattattaAGGCATGACATTTGCATAATGATAGGAGATTTGGTATATTTATGTTCTATTTTATTCTGAGAGTTAGGGGCTGATCTGAGTCACACGCTGCGACCGCTTCTTTTACTGTAGTTGCATCTGCGACTGTATGCTTACGCCTGGCGCTAGCCACTCAGTAAGGTCTgcgaagcagggaggcgctgggctcgAGAGGTGCTCTCCACGCTCTGCCACCTTGCTAAGCTGTTGTGCACTGTTACACTGCAGCAGCCTGCTCCTGTAAAAGACAGGTATGGCAGGCAGCGCAGCAGTGTTGGCATATTAACTCCTCTGGACGCTCTCCTACCTGCTCCTCCCCACTGTCTTGTCAATCTGGATGAGAGACCGGCGGCTGCGCCTTTCTGTCCCCGCCTTGGCagaggcatattaatgtgtgctaagtCGGGAAAGGGGGCATATTAATTTGAGCTATGGGGAAAGGGGCATATCAGCAATGTGTGACGCACGCTgttttctgctttgaaaacccATCTGTGCAAGGTGCACCTCCTGTGCTCCACTCTCATCTGTTCCCAGCTGTTGCATCCTCCAACCGCTGGACCAGCTCCTGCATGAAGAAAGCAGCCGTCCAGAGATGGTAAGTGTAGTGTATTGTGTGCGTGGAGGGgaatgcagggtagcggcgatagtgtagtgtgtgcagggagagggggtAGAGGTTAGTGGCGGTTTTGTGCCCATCCCTGGAAGATCTCGctgcgtcactggagaagaagacgAGAACCGAAGGAGAGGGAGTGCTGCAGAAGTTGAGTCATTAAATACTATTTAAGCTAAtttgaaacttccaattgcttaattgggTGATTGTCCAGAAAGTGAACATTCAGTCCCGTGCATCACACGCATTTATTTTttcttccttttaaactggtctgttatgaAATTGttattatatgaaaacttaattgcttaatagcaatgccttaccctataacttgagACCCACTAATATCTTGGTATTTTGTAGAAATATGTCGTcttaatttgtgtagctgtcccgtgcatcacagaGAATCGCCCAATTAGTTATCTTGTGCACAACAATTCAGAGGTGTTTACTCCTCCTGGGAGACTTTTTTGTTGATGTTACTATTTTTGTTTCTGACTAATGCAgtttcccactgcctgtcacccactgccactgcCCGTTACCTCTTTTCTCTCACCCACTGACtttgactctcaccctctccctgtcacacactgactctcaccccctccccatcaccctctcttttCATCCTCCGCTAGTCACTCTCTGCCCATCTCCCTCTGCCGTTACCCTCAACcgttcacctctctctcctgtcactctttGCCCATCTCCCCCTGCCGTTACCTTCAAACCTTCACCTCTCTGtcctgtcactctctgcccatCTCCCCCTGCCATTAACCTTttcgctgtcaccctctacctctcaccTACTGGGGGGATatcaaatgtttaaaaaaatggttgggtgtctgttttttcctatttattagataggaaaaaacagacacccaactgattttCATAATCCACTGACTCTAACCCATTCCACATCACCctctgactctcaccctctcctcgtcacctttctctcctgtcaccctctcactgtcatccactgactctccctagcatcactctctgcctgtctcccactgcctctctcctgctgttaccctctccctaacacctctctctcctctcacccaCTGActagcaccctctccctgtctccctctctcttttcACAATTCAAACGAAGAAACATTGTAAAGAGATATGTCAAGAGGACATACAGATGTGTTCCTACTCAGCTTAAAGGCTAAGTGTGGCAAATGCAACTTGTCTGCCGCGAAAACCATGCCTGTGGGTGTGCATGCACCCTCGATTCATAGGATTGCGTGGTGTATACTCTCCCGCGAATGGGCACAAGTAGTCATGAGCATGATACGGCCGTTCGCTGGTAGGGTGAGAGTGGCCATATCTGTATTTGTAGGGCGGCTCAAAATGTATAGTTtgtaggagggcgccaaacaccctagcaccggccctgtatatgcTAATGCCGTTAAAAGCCCTTCTCCtggtatataagtgtgtgtgtgactgtgccaggactgaGACGCTAACCTCCAGGGCTGGATGAAAGGGCCTCATGGGCATGGGGCTGAAAGagttcaagggcctattatgagaagcagagggggtATGActtgtgttgtgtgggtgtggccagtgctatgtgGGAGTGGCCAGTGCCATATAGACATGTACACCCCCTACACCATCATTCCCAATGTCTCCCTAGatatgtaaaagtagaaaaattACATAATTTTGTGTGGAAAACAGTAATACAATCTAATACTTATACTTtatggccagctggtggctagtgatcgtcaagctgtcatgatgatgggcctatttgtatgtggaggcctggtgctgtagctccatctgccccattgttaatctggccctgatgccTCCATCTGACTAAAATTGCTACTTCCGCCctgtacaaacacaatcaggatGCATAAGTGGTTCAATTTAGATgcatgcacagtaaaaaaaaatgctcAACTTCACCCCGACACAGCATGTGACTCACTATCAGACTCTTATTACTCTCTGTGAGCTGTGATAAATATAGCTGCCTCATAGTCATTAAGGTCACTCGCTGATGTTCTTTTCTGGACTGCACAGTAATCAATAACAAACTCTTCGTCAGTGAGAACTTTTCTTAAAAAGTTCTCATCACATTTGAACACATGTATCTTTTCCTGCCCAATAATGATAAAAGATGCATTTAAAACCCCCATCAATATCAGGGTTCCCTCAGGTTTCAGTAGCTTCACAAATTTCCTAAAATTCCTTATATAATCATCTTGGTCTTTGCTGATGAAATCCAACATCCATCCAATGatgacacagtctgctggtgggagcacCTCCGGGTCTGTCAGATTCTCTTTGCTGGTGTCACATTTCACTGTCTTTGTTATTGCCGTCTTCAACATTATGTCTTTATCCTGAAAGAGGAcactgaaatatacaaacacaataaggTGCATTTGGATCTCGGACTAGCTATGCCACCACATGAGAAATAAGATATCGTTTTAATACATAGTATGTTTAATGGAGATTCAATGGTGGGAAGATAAAATGTAGGGAGCCTTTGATTTTTTTCTGGAAGGTGTACTTAAACGTGATATTAATTGGCCATTATTCTATACTTTTGATGAGGCTTCTTAGGTTCCTAAGTGGAATTCTTTGTTCATTTATCTTGacatcagaatcagtttattgccaagtatatcagtacataatacacaacaAATTTGTTTCCGGTGACCACAGCTCTCagacaagatacaacacatgaTATAACATAGGGAAAAGAAGCATGATGGATGCTTGAGTACATGTTATGTGTATGACATGGGCAAGGCAATTGTCAAATTAACCAAGATAGTTGCTTGGGGGAAgaaactgttcctgtgtctagcagttctcGCCAGCCTCAAGCTTTACCGTCTGCCAGATGGCAGCCGACTGAACAGTACATAAGTGGGGTGGGAGTGGTTGTCAATGATCCTTCCCACCCGCTTTGTGACCCTTGCCCGATAGATATCCTCAATTGCTGGAAGgtttgtccctatgattttttctGCTACCTTTACGATTCGCTGTAGTCTGTTCCTGTAATGGGTTGGGGTcaagccaaaccacactattatcgagGTGCAGAGAACAGATTGAATAATTGCCGAGTAAAAGAGGATCAGAAGTTCCTGCAgcagtttgaacttcctaagttCTCGTAAGGAGTACAATTTCTGATGGGCTTTTTCCACAATGCCATCGATGCTAGACTACCACCTCAGATCCTTGGTTGTCATGAAGCCTAGAAATCTGAAGGATTCTACCACTGTTACCATATTGTCCGCAATTGTTAGTGGGGAGAGTGTAGGAGGGTGCTTCCTGAAGTCAACAATCATCCATTTTTTATGAATTTAGCTGTAGATTGTGTCTCACCAGGTGACTAGCCTCTCAACCTCCTTCCTGTAAGTAGACTCCTCCCCATCCATAATGTGACCAATTAGTGTGGTTTCATATGCAAATTTACGGAGTTTCACAGATGTGTCTGCGGAAGAGCAGTTGTTGGTGTAAAGAGAGAAGATGAAGGGAGAAAGAACACACTCCTGGGGTGCACCCGTACTAGTAATCCTAATCCCAGATATGAATTTCCGCATCCTGACACGCTGCTCTCTATCCATTAAGAAGTTCACAACCCAGGAGTATAGCGTTTCGGGGACACCTAAGCAGTGCATCTTCAATTGCAGCAGGCCAGGGATGATGGTATTGAATGCAGAGCTGAAGTCCATGAACAGTACCCTCGCATAGCCTCCTGGCAAATCCAAGTGCTGCAGGATGAAGTGCAGACCCAGATTTACTGCATCCTCCGCCGAT contains these protein-coding regions:
- the LOC134965365 gene encoding nicotinamide N-methyltransferase-like; protein product: MGHPEVLQTIKFIQQSYWWPRLEASVQEFIAAYPKCAQHKSPRGSPPGYLEGHIKGDILIDISSGSFIHHLFTPSGFFKQILVLKCSEQCIMELNKWINTHTGAFDWSHIMEYIKCLEGNSVLFQDKDIMLKTAITKTVKCDTSKENLTDPEVLPPADCVIIGWMLDFISKDQDDYIRNFRKFVKLLKPEGTLILMGVLNASFIIIGQEKIHVFKCDENFLRKVLTDEEFVIDYCAVQKRTSASDLNDYEAAIFITAHRE